From one Natronorubrum sediminis genomic stretch:
- a CDS encoding PQQ-dependent sugar dehydrogenase translates to MSYPDKPADGIHDGRITRQSRRTVLRALAATGSATALGGVAGVQAQEDEDDPDEDVEEADDDEFGDIPVAGEFPEGETVGLQLMAANIPAPTDFDYVEVNGEVYHFIVTQTGQVFATNLEEDVDEIDDEDDLEDDPDLDDDDEPADDLDEDDVEEEPADEETESFVQETDDEDDEVDDAVDDDGEPTEFVFNGVISAWFGMEPDELDGEENPTLELTAGETYEFTWENGDGQPHNVVILDATDEILERTEIIREAGETQTLEFEATEEMDRYLCEVHPGTMVGSIQVEEEDPDEPDEVDDEVPEDALTTDDMDLFLDIEDQLVSLGIGELGGYDERGLLGIAFHPDFSDNGLFYVRYSAPEREGLGYDHTDVLAEFEAESDGDELSVDPDSERTVMEIQQPQDNHNGGRLAFGPDGYLYTSVGDGGNVHDIGVGHVEDWYDENEGGNAQDTRENLLGGIHRIDVDANGEDEDADDNDELEDENDVDDDDDNGDDDDGEAEAEFGEYGIPDDNPLVDSEEDLGEYWAWGFRNPWGMSIDDDGQVFVSDAGQHAVESIYAVEEGGNYSWNVKEGSFCFSTDSPLEPPEDCPDEVGEGAGEAREGEPLRDPIAEYQHTRISEAFIDSSVVVGGHRYAGEAIPELEDAFVFGNWSSQGVAEADGEIIAAIDPATNGDADDDDELDEDDNDVDDDGETDLVEVDERWELEELQFEGADDESINRYVYGVERDEEGELYVLANTDFRPQEETGEIYKIVPADEGEDVPEPEDPFVVDEEEMDGEEPEAEAPDEEEDDEMMNGNGMDEDGMDGDGMNGDGPGDGMMDEDDDNGDDY, encoded by the coding sequence ATGAGTTATCCAGATAAGCCAGCAGACGGTATTCACGACGGTCGGATCACGCGACAATCACGACGGACGGTCCTCCGCGCACTCGCGGCGACAGGGTCTGCGACGGCACTCGGTGGCGTCGCAGGCGTGCAGGCACAAGAAGACGAGGACGACCCGGACGAGGACGTCGAGGAAGCGGACGACGACGAGTTCGGTGACATTCCCGTCGCGGGGGAGTTCCCCGAAGGAGAGACGGTCGGTCTCCAGTTGATGGCCGCGAACATCCCCGCGCCGACGGATTTCGATTACGTCGAAGTAAATGGCGAGGTGTATCACTTCATCGTCACGCAGACGGGTCAGGTGTTCGCCACGAACCTCGAGGAAGACGTCGACGAGATCGACGACGAAGACGATCTCGAGGACGACCCCGACCTCGATGACGATGACGAGCCAGCGGATGACCTCGACGAAGACGATGTCGAAGAAGAGCCGGCTGACGAGGAAACGGAGAGTTTCGTTCAGGAGACGGACGACGAGGACGACGAGGTTGACGATGCGGTCGACGACGACGGCGAACCGACGGAATTCGTCTTCAACGGCGTCATTTCGGCTTGGTTCGGGATGGAGCCCGACGAACTCGACGGGGAGGAGAATCCGACACTCGAGTTGACTGCGGGTGAAACCTACGAGTTCACCTGGGAGAACGGCGACGGCCAGCCCCACAACGTCGTGATTCTCGACGCGACGGACGAGATCCTCGAGCGAACGGAGATCATTCGAGAGGCGGGCGAAACACAGACGCTCGAGTTCGAGGCGACCGAGGAGATGGATCGATACCTCTGTGAGGTCCATCCGGGGACGATGGTCGGGAGTATCCAGGTCGAGGAGGAAGATCCCGACGAGCCCGACGAAGTAGACGACGAGGTCCCCGAGGACGCGCTGACGACCGACGATATGGACCTCTTCCTCGACATCGAAGATCAACTGGTCAGCCTCGGTATCGGCGAACTCGGTGGGTACGACGAGCGCGGCCTGCTCGGGATCGCGTTCCACCCCGACTTTTCGGACAACGGCCTGTTCTACGTCAGGTACAGCGCCCCCGAACGCGAGGGACTGGGATACGACCACACCGACGTGCTCGCGGAGTTCGAGGCCGAGTCGGACGGCGACGAACTCAGCGTCGACCCCGACTCCGAGCGGACCGTCATGGAGATCCAACAGCCCCAGGACAACCACAACGGCGGCCGACTCGCCTTCGGTCCCGACGGCTACCTCTACACGTCGGTCGGCGACGGCGGCAACGTCCACGACATCGGCGTCGGCCACGTGGAGGACTGGTACGACGAGAACGAAGGCGGCAACGCCCAGGATACTCGAGAGAATCTCCTCGGCGGCATTCACCGGATCGATGTCGATGCGAACGGCGAGGACGAGGACGCAGACGACAACGACGAACTCGAGGACGAGAACGATGTCGACGATGACGACGACAACGGCGACGATGACGACGGCGAAGCCGAGGCCGAGTTCGGCGAGTACGGCATTCCGGACGATAACCCGCTCGTCGACTCCGAGGAGGACTTAGGCGAGTACTGGGCCTGGGGCTTTCGCAACCCGTGGGGGATGTCGATCGACGACGACGGACAGGTGTTCGTCTCAGACGCCGGCCAGCACGCCGTCGAATCGATCTACGCCGTCGAGGAGGGCGGCAACTACAGCTGGAACGTAAAGGAAGGATCCTTCTGCTTCAGCACCGACTCGCCCCTCGAGCCCCCGGAAGACTGCCCCGACGAGGTCGGCGAGGGGGCCGGGGAGGCACGGGAAGGCGAACCGCTCCGAGATCCGATCGCGGAGTACCAACACACTCGCATCTCGGAGGCGTTCATCGACAGTTCGGTCGTCGTCGGCGGCCACCGGTACGCGGGCGAGGCGATCCCCGAACTCGAGGACGCGTTCGTCTTCGGCAACTGGAGCAGTCAGGGCGTCGCCGAAGCGGATGGAGAGATCATCGCGGCGATCGACCCTGCCACCAACGGCGATGCTGACGACGATGACGAACTTGACGAAGACGACAACGATGTAGACGACGACGGGGAGACCGACCTCGTCGAGGTCGACGAGCGCTGGGAACTCGAGGAACTCCAGTTCGAGGGCGCGGACGACGAGTCGATCAACCGCTACGTCTACGGCGTCGAGCGCGACGAAGAAGGCGAACTCTACGTCCTCGCGAACACCGACTTCCGACCGCAGGAGGAAACGGGTGAGATCTACAAAATCGTCCCCGCCGACGAGGGAGAGGACGTCCCCGAGCCGGAGGACCCCTTCGTCGTCGACGAAGAAGAGATGGACGGGGAAGAGCCCGAAGCGGAAGCGCCGGACGAGGAAGAAGACGATGAGATGATGAACGGGAATGGGATGGACGAAGACGGCATGGACGGCGATGGCATGAACGGAGACGGCCCGGGCGACGGGATGATGGACGAAGACGACGACAACGGCGACGACTACTGA
- a CDS encoding sugar phosphate isomerase/epimerase family protein — MVDLAFSTNAYTRHSLPTAIRRIADHGYAGVELLGDDPHAYFPEFTEADRENLLEALEETDLAVSNVNANTAMGYYDDAPPSAFFEPSIIRADADAREWRIEYTKRAIDLADTVDAPAVCLATGRPLPGTMPEEARAYLLESLSSILDYADARGVAVGIEYEPELLIENTDEVLDLLEEVDREGLGINLDVGHAAVYGEDVAESIRRSAGSITGIHLEDIVGGRRGKHYHRIPGEGDLDFRAIFDALDDIGYDGFATLELYTYPDEPDRAARDAYEALEAYV; from the coding sequence ATGGTCGACCTCGCTTTCTCCACGAACGCGTACACGCGCCACTCGCTGCCGACCGCGATTCGACGCATCGCTGACCACGGCTACGCCGGCGTCGAACTCCTCGGCGACGACCCCCACGCCTACTTCCCCGAATTTACCGAGGCGGACCGCGAGAATCTTCTCGAGGCACTCGAGGAGACCGACCTCGCCGTCTCGAACGTCAACGCGAACACGGCGATGGGGTACTACGACGACGCCCCACCCTCGGCGTTTTTCGAACCGAGCATCATCCGTGCGGACGCGGACGCCCGCGAATGGAGAATCGAGTACACGAAGCGAGCGATCGACCTCGCGGACACGGTCGACGCCCCCGCGGTCTGTCTGGCCACCGGGCGGCCACTCCCCGGAACGATGCCCGAGGAGGCTCGTGCGTACCTCCTCGAGTCGCTCTCGTCGATCCTCGATTACGCCGACGCTCGCGGCGTCGCGGTCGGCATCGAGTACGAACCCGAACTCCTGATCGAGAATACGGACGAAGTCCTCGACTTACTCGAGGAAGTCGACCGCGAGGGGCTCGGGATCAATCTGGACGTGGGCCACGCGGCAGTTTACGGCGAGGACGTGGCTGAGAGCATTCGCCGCAGCGCCGGTTCGATCACCGGCATTCACCTCGAGGACATCGTCGGTGGGCGGCGGGGCAAGCACTACCACCGAATCCCCGGCGAGGGCGACCTCGACTTTCGAGCGATTTTCGACGCGCTCGACGACATCGGCTACGACGGCTTTGCCACCCTCGAGTTGTACACCTATCCCGACGAGCCGGATCGCGCGGCTCGAGACGCTTACGAGGCGCTCGAGGCGTACGTGTAG
- a CDS encoding PQQ-dependent sugar dehydrogenase: MTDNQEAPDSGADDSRLPTDEESVPDEESTAEQSPDSSPPGPHSKPSRRRFMQATAAASAVVGFTGAASAQDEDEDEDDDENGDNEFELGGASDAWVGEAPEDIEGEDNPTLVLEEGESYEVTWENLDGVEHNFVIIDEEGDHIVESELIGEEGETQTVEFEAEEEMSEYYCEPHPQTMRGDISFDEEEEEEEEEDVRYFPEGPTVGVDTVAEGMIAPTDFHDPEGSDYQYVSDQTGEIYLIGDDGIEDEPFLDIGDEMVAVGEEFAGQYADPEGDYDERGLLGLEFHPEYEDNGLFYVNYSAPPDDETPDDWSHVQVLSEFEAEDDESADLDSERRIMEIQHPQFNHDSGPMAFGPDGYLYYPMGDGGGGDDADYGHVEDWYDENEGGNGQDTEENLLGGILRIDVDEQEDQDYGEYGIPDDNPFMEGEDLEGEGLEEYYAWGLRNPFGITFSEDDRCIVADAGQLLYEAAYQIESGENYGWNVREGSHCFSTDSPATPPEDCPTETPDDVRGGEPLIDPVVEYPQVYEGEGVGIVIIGGHTYEDDTIEELEGKYIFGDWTVDQGRQQPLGRVFAAEPEDLDLEPTDDRDEYGGRPQEELWDMEEVMFEGNEDGELYHFVRQFGRGADGEVYILANQVGVPQGDTGVVLEMVPEGEGEEIEEPDDIEEPDDEEEDPAEDEEDAEDPDEDEDDEDEHPGDVDEEPDDEDENGENDENDENGTDDDE, from the coding sequence ATGACTGACAACCAAGAGGCACCTGATTCAGGAGCCGACGACTCCCGACTACCGACCGACGAGGAATCGGTACCCGACGAGGAATCGACAGCCGAGCAGTCGCCCGACTCGAGTCCGCCCGGTCCCCACTCGAAGCCATCCAGGCGTCGCTTCATGCAGGCGACGGCAGCCGCGAGCGCCGTCGTCGGGTTTACCGGCGCGGCGAGCGCGCAGGACGAGGACGAAGACGAAGACGACGACGAGAACGGCGACAACGAATTCGAACTCGGCGGCGCGAGCGACGCGTGGGTCGGCGAAGCACCCGAAGACATCGAAGGAGAGGACAACCCGACGCTCGTCCTCGAGGAAGGCGAGAGCTACGAGGTGACGTGGGAAAATCTAGACGGCGTCGAGCACAACTTCGTCATCATCGACGAGGAGGGCGACCACATCGTCGAATCCGAACTCATCGGAGAGGAAGGCGAAACGCAAACGGTCGAGTTCGAGGCCGAGGAGGAGATGTCGGAGTACTACTGCGAACCCCACCCTCAGACGATGCGAGGAGACATCTCCTTCGACGAGGAGGAAGAAGAGGAGGAAGAAGAAGACGTCCGGTACTTCCCCGAAGGGCCGACGGTAGGCGTCGATACCGTCGCCGAGGGGATGATCGCGCCGACGGACTTCCACGACCCCGAGGGGTCGGACTATCAGTACGTCTCGGACCAGACCGGCGAAATCTACCTCATCGGCGACGACGGTATCGAAGACGAGCCATTCCTCGACATCGGCGACGAGATGGTCGCCGTCGGCGAGGAGTTCGCGGGACAGTACGCTGATCCCGAGGGCGACTACGACGAACGCGGTCTGCTCGGTCTCGAGTTCCACCCCGAGTACGAGGACAACGGCTTGTTCTACGTCAACTACAGCGCTCCGCCGGACGACGAGACGCCCGACGACTGGTCACACGTCCAGGTTCTCTCGGAGTTCGAAGCCGAAGACGACGAGAGCGCCGACCTCGACTCCGAACGGCGCATCATGGAGATTCAACACCCGCAGTTCAATCACGACAGCGGCCCAATGGCCTTCGGCCCCGACGGCTACCTCTACTACCCGATGGGCGACGGCGGCGGTGGTGACGACGCCGACTACGGCCACGTCGAAGACTGGTACGACGAGAACGAGGGCGGCAACGGACAGGACACGGAGGAGAACCTCCTCGGCGGCATCCTCCGGATCGACGTCGACGAGCAAGAAGATCAGGACTACGGCGAGTACGGCATTCCGGACGACAACCCGTTCATGGAGGGCGAAGACCTCGAAGGCGAGGGACTCGAAGAGTACTACGCGTGGGGGCTACGCAACCCCTTCGGCATCACCTTCAGCGAGGACGACCGCTGTATCGTCGCTGACGCCGGACAACTGCTGTACGAAGCAGCCTATCAGATCGAATCGGGTGAAAACTACGGCTGGAACGTCAGAGAAGGGTCGCACTGCTTCAGCACTGATTCGCCTGCGACGCCACCCGAGGACTGTCCGACCGAGACGCCCGACGACGTTCGCGGCGGCGAACCACTGATCGATCCCGTCGTCGAGTACCCGCAGGTCTACGAAGGCGAGGGGGTCGGCATCGTCATCATCGGCGGCCACACCTACGAGGACGACACGATCGAGGAACTCGAGGGCAAGTACATCTTCGGCGACTGGACGGTCGACCAGGGCCGCCAGCAGCCACTGGGTCGCGTCTTCGCCGCCGAACCGGAAGATCTTGACCTCGAGCCGACCGACGACCGAGACGAGTACGGCGGCCGCCCGCAAGAGGAGCTGTGGGACATGGAAGAAGTGATGTTCGAGGGTAACGAGGACGGTGAACTCTACCACTTCGTTCGCCAGTTCGGCCGCGGTGCCGACGGCGAGGTGTACATCCTCGCGAACCAGGTTGGCGTCCCGCAGGGTGACACCGGCGTCGTCCTCGAGATGGTTCCCGAGGGCGAAGGCGAAGAGATCGAAGAACCGGACGACATCGAGGAACCCGACGACGAGGAAGAAGACCCTGCGGAAGACGAGGAGGACGCCGAGGACCCTGACGAAGACGAAGACGACGAGGACGAGCATCCAGGGGACGTAGACGAAGAGCCAGACGACGAAGACGAAAACGGAGAGAACGACGAGAACGACGAAAACGGAACGGACGACGACGAGTAA
- a CDS encoding four-helix bundle copper-binding protein gives MALQQLEHADEHMQECIDNCLEAAQVCEWCADACAGEGEGMARCIRLCRDVADVASLHARFMARNSGYHRELGELCADICEECAEECAQHDHDHCQACAEILPECAESCREMVSA, from the coding sequence ATGGCATTACAGCAACTCGAGCACGCGGACGAGCACATGCAGGAGTGTATCGATAACTGCCTCGAGGCTGCACAGGTCTGTGAGTGGTGTGCCGACGCCTGTGCGGGCGAGGGAGAGGGAATGGCGCGTTGTATCCGTCTCTGTCGGGACGTGGCAGACGTCGCCTCGCTTCACGCGCGATTCATGGCCCGTAATTCGGGGTATCATCGGGAACTCGGCGAACTCTGTGCCGACATCTGTGAGGAGTGCGCCGAAGAGTGTGCCCAACACGATCACGACCACTGTCAGGCTTGTGCAGAGATCCTGCCCGAGTGTGCAGAAAGCTGTCGAGAGATGGTCTCAGCCTGA